The following proteins are encoded in a genomic region of Candidatus Binataceae bacterium:
- a CDS encoding enoyl-CoA hydratase-related protein, with product MGIDYSDYEFLKVDVVDRVATITINRPDSLNAVNGIVHHELEQIWIDVRADHDVNAIILTGAGRAFCAGGDVKGMAEGNLAGGGKKGKGRGRGPIAASNGRRLVENMLDVEQPIIGAINGDAVGLGATLALLCDITVVSEKARFADTHVKVGIVAGDGGALIWPLLIGPHRAKEFLMRGNFINGAEAGRIGMVNYAVAPDEVMSKARALAQELADGPTLAIRWSKLSVNKWLKQQANLIMDASLAYEMMTFNTDDHKEAVRAFVEKRKPNFVRAK from the coding sequence ATGGGAATCGACTATAGCGACTACGAATTCCTCAAAGTGGACGTTGTCGACCGGGTCGCGACCATCACGATCAACCGGCCCGACTCGCTCAACGCGGTTAATGGCATCGTGCATCACGAGCTCGAGCAGATCTGGATCGATGTGCGCGCCGATCACGACGTCAATGCGATCATTCTGACCGGCGCGGGGCGCGCGTTCTGCGCCGGCGGCGATGTCAAAGGGATGGCGGAGGGCAACCTGGCGGGCGGCGGCAAGAAAGGCAAGGGACGCGGGCGTGGCCCGATCGCGGCCTCGAACGGACGGCGCCTCGTTGAGAACATGCTCGATGTCGAGCAGCCGATTATCGGCGCGATCAACGGCGACGCGGTCGGCCTCGGCGCAACGCTCGCGCTGCTGTGCGATATCACGGTCGTCTCGGAAAAGGCGCGCTTCGCCGACACGCACGTCAAAGTTGGAATCGTTGCGGGCGACGGCGGCGCGCTCATCTGGCCGCTGCTCATCGGGCCGCATCGCGCCAAGGAATTCCTGATGCGTGGCAATTTCATCAACGGCGCTGAAGCCGGCCGCATCGGGATGGTCAACTATGCAGTCGCACCCGATGAGGTGATGTCCAAGGCGCGCGCGCTCGCGCAGGAGCTGGCCGACGGCCCGACTTTGGCCATCAGATGGAGCAAGCTGTCGGTTAACAAATGGCTGAAGCAGCAGGCCAACCTGATAATGGACGCGTCGCTCGCGTACGAGATGATGACGTTTAACACCGACGATCACAAAGAAGCGGTGCGAGCGTTCGTCGAAAAGCGCAAGCCTAACTTCGTGCGCGCGAAGTAG
- a CDS encoding phosphatase PAP2-related protein → MKRRFAVAATIKFVLAFLLLMTWHGSQTILDHAKRAMGGTSFDRGHALLAPVNEFLHHHDHIANAVLIATSGHIDLVLTGMVLWGIFGETIRPTVAIFFILLFRQFSQIFVSAPIPQGMIWHYPGFPSLIVTYYTTFDFFFSGHTASATLSALEIGHRGYKNKIYVILATIMVGFEIFCILSMRFHYTADVITGIFAAVTAFTLAVKVSPKLDTMFDNLVNRITGASDSTSELETRLVAK, encoded by the coding sequence ATGAAACGGCGATTTGCGGTAGCGGCGACGATCAAGTTTGTCCTGGCGTTCCTCCTGTTGATGACATGGCATGGCAGCCAGACCATCCTCGATCATGCCAAGAGAGCAATGGGAGGAACGTCATTCGATCGCGGCCACGCGCTGCTCGCCCCGGTCAATGAGTTCCTGCATCACCATGACCACATAGCCAATGCGGTACTAATAGCGACATCTGGACATATCGACCTGGTATTAACCGGCATGGTGTTGTGGGGGATATTCGGTGAGACTATCCGGCCGACAGTCGCGATATTTTTCATCCTGCTATTTCGCCAGTTCAGCCAAATCTTCGTCAGCGCACCGATCCCGCAGGGAATGATCTGGCACTATCCGGGATTCCCTTCCCTGATAGTCACTTACTACACGACTTTCGATTTCTTTTTTTCAGGCCATACCGCGTCCGCAACGTTGAGCGCTTTGGAAATCGGCCATCGCGGATACAAAAACAAAATCTATGTCATTCTTGCCACTATAATGGTCGGGTTTGAGATTTTCTGCATCCTGTCAATGAGGTTTCACTATACTGCGGACGTGATCACCGGCATTTTCGCGGCGGTGACCGCGTTCACTCTGGCCGTGAAAGTATCGCCCAAGCTGGATACTATGTTCGATAACCTGGTCAACCGCATCACGGGCGCGAGCGATTCAACCTCAGAGCTGGAAACCCGACTGGTCGCCAAGTAG
- a CDS encoding acyl-CoA dehydrogenase family protein has product MASDAARLLESVIDLTPAISARSLDIESGRRLPLDLLVQLKSAGCFRMFTPKTHGGLEIDFPTSMEIIEALARADGSTGWVVMIGCETPMLLALMSPKRFDELYAPGPDLIIGGGFAPRGQAERQGDKYIVSGRWAFASGCQHADWLFGNCVVTENGQAKPGAIPGAPETRAMMFAPERGSIIDTWSVSGLRGTGSHDIAVENLTISGEDTFDIFGGKSTIPGPCFAEPLLYAALHIGAVGLGIATRGVEEILKLAATNKQRLYTQSTIANSQLFQYRIGHAETTVRAIRGLLRSEAELVWKSACEGRVVPPAERARIMGSVTWSAHTAASVVDTCYAAGGGTAPYETSPLQRCLRDIHTLTQHAAVAETWLSGAGAALLGDQSGFQL; this is encoded by the coding sequence ATGGCATCTGACGCCGCGCGACTCCTCGAATCCGTCATCGATCTCACTCCCGCAATCAGCGCGCGCAGCCTCGACATCGAATCGGGGCGCCGTCTTCCGCTCGATCTGCTGGTTCAGCTTAAATCAGCCGGATGCTTTCGGATGTTCACGCCGAAAACTCATGGCGGACTCGAAATCGACTTCCCGACCAGCATGGAAATTATCGAGGCGCTTGCAAGGGCGGACGGCTCGACCGGCTGGGTCGTGATGATCGGATGCGAAACGCCGATGCTGCTCGCGCTGATGTCGCCGAAACGCTTCGACGAGCTCTATGCGCCGGGGCCGGACTTGATAATCGGCGGTGGTTTCGCGCCTCGCGGCCAGGCGGAGCGGCAGGGCGACAAATACATAGTCAGCGGCCGATGGGCTTTCGCCAGCGGATGCCAGCACGCCGACTGGCTATTCGGCAATTGCGTAGTTACCGAGAATGGTCAAGCGAAGCCAGGCGCGATTCCCGGCGCTCCCGAAACACGCGCGATGATGTTCGCGCCGGAGCGCGGCAGCATCATCGATACCTGGTCGGTGAGCGGACTGCGCGGTACCGGCAGCCACGATATCGCGGTCGAGAATCTCACTATCTCCGGCGAAGACACTTTCGATATCTTCGGCGGCAAATCCACTATTCCTGGCCCCTGCTTCGCCGAGCCTTTGCTTTACGCAGCACTGCATATCGGCGCCGTCGGACTCGGAATCGCGACCCGAGGCGTGGAAGAGATACTCAAACTCGCGGCGACGAACAAGCAGCGGCTCTATACTCAGTCAACGATCGCGAATAGCCAGTTGTTTCAGTATCGCATAGGGCATGCTGAAACGACCGTTCGTGCAATCCGCGGACTGTTGCGCAGCGAAGCGGAACTGGTTTGGAAATCCGCCTGCGAAGGCCGCGTGGTGCCGCCCGCCGAGCGCGCACGTATCATGGGCAGTGTCACATGGTCCGCGCATACTGCAGCTTCTGTCGTCGATACCTGTTATGCGGCCGGCGGTGGAACGGCGCCTTACGAGACGTCGCCGCTGCAGCGCTGCCTGCGCGATATTCATACGCTGACGCAGCATGCTGCCGTTGCGGAGACGTGGCTGTCTGGCGCTGGTGCCGCGCTACTTGGCGACCAGTCGGGTTTCCAGCTCTGA